One window of the Acaryochloris sp. CCMEE 5410 genome contains the following:
- a CDS encoding TolC family protein, with protein MVIRLYLAAGLGIALIGLGIQPSLGQTPEATAPESKLNRDSSLLSVPTQASDVEINLDQPLTLQQAYELALRNNLTLQVTELQLQQNQSFLSQAKAANWPTLSVQSALTRTDSANFLLNQTPIQVDAAAQLQAQQRTLLSLQTQQFQSQQELSIDIQQLQLRLQQDQNQSQQQIFDQQIQQLQLRANTSATSFAITNVTPLQPIAAVPISQGNQGGISNRIQGTISATYNIYTSGFRSGQIEAAKAQVKISELELKRQLEQLRLDVANDYYNLQQSSALITVSKDAVRNAEASLEVARVREQAGIGTKFDVLQAEVQLADTIQNATQAENLQKIAQRQLAQRLNIKETVNLSAADQVNIAGGWLLNLEDSIVLALQNRVELAQLLSQRRLAQQQRRVALAANKPQLQAFASAEVVDELDDDVSGAFGYSVGLQVSINFFDGGAAKSNAAQQEENIAIAETQFADTKNDLRFEVEQAYADLQSNLRNINTAQSSVQLAEESLALARLRSSAGIGTQLDVTSAENSLTQAKGNLISAILNYNRALIALQRATSFAQPVSGVTPLGG; from the coding sequence ATGGTGATCCGACTTTATCTGGCGGCGGGTTTAGGAATAGCCCTGATTGGCCTTGGGATACAGCCGTCTTTAGGGCAGACCCCTGAGGCAACTGCACCAGAATCTAAGCTGAACCGAGACTCCTCCTTGTTGAGTGTACCCACGCAAGCCTCAGATGTAGAGATTAACCTCGATCAGCCCCTCACCCTCCAGCAGGCCTATGAGCTGGCTCTGCGCAATAATCTGACCCTACAAGTTACGGAGTTGCAGCTGCAGCAAAACCAGAGTTTTTTATCCCAGGCGAAAGCAGCTAATTGGCCCACCCTGAGTGTGCAGTCGGCTTTGACCCGGACGGATTCCGCTAATTTTCTTCTCAACCAAACGCCGATTCAGGTAGATGCAGCGGCACAACTCCAAGCCCAGCAGCGAACGTTGCTCAGTTTGCAAACCCAACAGTTTCAATCCCAGCAAGAACTGTCTATCGATATTCAGCAACTACAGTTGCGGTTACAGCAGGATCAAAACCAGAGTCAACAACAAATTTTTGATCAGCAAATTCAGCAGCTGCAATTGCGGGCCAATACCAGTGCAACCTCCTTTGCCATTACGAATGTAACCCCGTTGCAGCCCATTGCAGCGGTACCGATTAGCCAAGGGAACCAAGGGGGGATTTCGAATCGTATTCAGGGGACGATCTCGGCTACCTACAATATCTACACGTCAGGGTTCCGGTCCGGGCAAATTGAGGCCGCCAAGGCCCAGGTCAAAATTTCTGAGTTAGAGCTAAAGCGACAGCTTGAGCAATTGCGGTTAGATGTGGCGAATGACTACTACAATCTGCAGCAGTCCTCAGCCCTGATTACCGTTTCGAAAGATGCCGTCCGCAATGCGGAGGCCAGCCTAGAGGTGGCCAGGGTACGGGAGCAGGCTGGGATTGGCACCAAGTTTGATGTGCTGCAGGCGGAAGTTCAGCTAGCGGATACGATCCAAAATGCCACCCAGGCCGAAAACCTCCAGAAAATTGCCCAACGGCAACTGGCCCAGCGGCTCAATATCAAGGAAACGGTCAACCTGTCGGCGGCAGATCAGGTTAATATTGCGGGTGGCTGGCTGTTGAACTTAGAAGACAGTATTGTGTTGGCTCTTCAAAATCGGGTAGAGCTGGCGCAACTTCTCAGTCAACGCCGTTTGGCTCAGCAGCAGCGCCGTGTTGCCCTAGCGGCCAATAAACCCCAACTGCAGGCTTTTGCTAGCGCGGAAGTAGTGGATGAGCTGGATGATGATGTGTCTGGTGCCTTTGGCTACTCAGTGGGGCTGCAGGTCTCCATCAACTTTTTTGATGGCGGAGCAGCGAAGTCCAATGCGGCGCAGCAGGAAGAGAATATTGCGATCGCAGAAACTCAATTTGCCGATACCAAAAATGATCTGCGGTTTGAGGTGGAGCAAGCCTATGCCGATCTGCAATCGAATTTACGCAATATCAATACGGCCCAAAGCAGTGTCCAGCTGGCAGAAGAAAGTCTAGCCTTGGCGCGGTTGCGATCTAGTGCTGGGATTGGTACTCAGTTAGATGTGACCAGTGCTGAAAACTCCCTAACCCAAGCCAAGGGCAACTTGATTTCCGCCATTTTGAACTATAACCGAGCTTTAATCGCCCTCCAGAGAGCCACGAGCTTTGCTCAACCCGTTAGTGGTGTAACGCCTCTAGGGGGATAA
- a CDS encoding DNA-binding protein, which produces MALTKDFKETIYARVQSEPEFATALLDEAAYLLLNGEPDMARLILRDLVNATVGFEQLAIEANKPIKSLYRMLSAKGNPTMDSLNAIFTVLRKTLNVDIQVHAVPCV; this is translated from the coding sequence ATGGCACTAACCAAAGATTTTAAAGAAACGATTTATGCCCGAGTACAATCGGAGCCGGAGTTTGCAACTGCTTTACTGGATGAGGCTGCATACTTGCTGCTCAATGGTGAGCCAGATATGGCTCGATTGATACTTAGGGATTTGGTTAATGCAACGGTTGGTTTTGAACAACTTGCCATTGAAGCCAATAAGCCCATCAAGAGTCTTTATCGGATGCTTTCAGCCAAGGGGAATCCAACGATGGATAGCTTAAATGCAATATTTACGGTTCTTCGGAAGACACTAAATGTTGATATTCAAGTTCATGCAGTACCTTGTGTTTGA
- a CDS encoding type II toxin-antitoxin system Phd/YefM family antitoxin, translated as MQQIGAGQFKARCLKLMDQVQQTHEEIVITKHGQPVAKLVPVDDDCKTSIVGYMKDTVQVTGDIISPVDEVWEADAE; from the coding sequence ATGCAACAGATCGGAGCTGGGCAATTCAAAGCCCGATGTTTGAAGCTGATGGATCAAGTGCAACAGACCCATGAAGAAATTGTGATTACCAAACATGGACAACCCGTGGCTAAGTTAGTGCCCGTTGATGATGATTGCAAAACCTCAATTGTGGGCTATATGAAGGACACGGTGCAGGTAACGGGCGATATTATCTCACCTGTGGATGAGGTTTGGGAGGCTGATGCTGAGTGA
- a CDS encoding 2OG-Fe(II) oxygenase, whose translation MPDLAQSNVEYKVINQQVYNIQLMDRQVETKIQFVSDNPNQATISKYVALEHCFSDRECDTIETYFSQVKAMTGEVGGKSVHKATRDSTLRWLRLNDHPDSVWIYEKIMHHVAQVNAENWQFRLDGFESSIQLTEYEPGGHYTWHQDIGSRRSGLRKLSVSVQLSDPETYVGGGLELHATQKPVLMPRSRGTLVIFPSYTLHRVTAMTEGTRRALVTWIGGLEAYR comes from the coding sequence ATGCCAGACCTCGCCCAATCAAACGTTGAATATAAAGTCATCAACCAACAGGTCTATAACATTCAGCTGATGGATCGGCAGGTGGAGACCAAAATTCAATTTGTTTCCGACAATCCCAACCAAGCCACCATCAGCAAATACGTCGCCCTAGAGCATTGCTTTAGCGATCGCGAATGCGACACCATTGAAACCTATTTCTCCCAAGTCAAAGCTATGACCGGAGAAGTGGGGGGTAAATCTGTTCATAAAGCCACCCGAGATAGCACCCTGCGGTGGTTGCGGTTAAACGACCACCCTGACAGCGTTTGGATCTACGAGAAGATTATGCATCACGTTGCTCAGGTGAATGCTGAGAACTGGCAGTTTCGGCTGGATGGATTTGAAAGCTCCATTCAGCTTACGGAATATGAACCCGGCGGACATTACACCTGGCATCAGGATATTGGGTCTCGGCGCAGTGGTTTGCGAAAGTTGTCTGTCTCTGTGCAGCTTTCCGATCCAGAGACCTATGTGGGCGGTGGGCTGGAACTTCATGCCACTCAAAAGCCTGTGCTGATGCCTCGTTCTCGGGGCACCCTGGTTATTTTTCCTAGCTATACCCTACATCGCGTCACCGCTATGACTGAAGGCACCCGCCGGGCTCTCGTTACCTGGATTGGCGGCTTAGAAGCCTATCGATAA
- a CDS encoding DASH family cryptochrome — translation MRVLIWFRNDLRLHDHAPLHQAVRSNADVIPCYCFDPRQFGLTPFGFPKTGPFRAQFLLESVADLRQSLRGKQSDLILRQGYPETVVPELAQALNVEVVYFNREVTAEEINVETRLRTALADLGIECLRFWSSTLFHPEQLPFPIRELPEVFTQFRKQVEKSAKPKAPFPAPQSLSALPDIDPGELPQLEDWGLSSPKLDPRAMMQFSGGETAALARLQDYIWEQDCLKQYKETRNGMLQPNNSTKFSPWFALGCVSPRYIHQQVKAYEQERVKNNSTYWLIFELIWRDYFRFICAKHGKRVFRLSGLQGLALPWQDNRETFEKWQTGQTGFPLIDANMRELAATGFMSNRGRQNVASFLTKNLGLNWQMGAEWFESCLIDYDVCSNWGNWNYAAGVGNDARGFRFFNIVKQAKDCDPQGDYVRHWLPELQNVPGGQVQTPWQLTALEQEMFGLTVGKDYPEPMVDLWQSAKVNEQIYNRVVNR, via the coding sequence GTGCGAGTCCTCATTTGGTTTCGCAATGACTTGCGGCTCCATGACCATGCACCGCTCCATCAAGCGGTGCGTTCCAATGCGGATGTGATTCCTTGCTACTGCTTTGACCCCCGTCAGTTCGGCCTAACTCCCTTTGGCTTTCCCAAAACGGGACCGTTTAGAGCCCAGTTTTTATTGGAGAGTGTGGCAGATTTGCGTCAATCTCTGCGGGGCAAGCAGAGCGATCTGATCCTGCGCCAGGGCTATCCCGAAACGGTTGTACCGGAGTTGGCCCAAGCCTTGAATGTAGAAGTGGTATATTTTAACCGAGAAGTCACCGCTGAAGAGATAAACGTCGAGACTCGTCTGCGCACCGCTTTAGCGGATCTAGGCATTGAGTGCCTACGATTTTGGAGCAGTACCCTCTTTCACCCAGAACAACTGCCTTTCCCGATTCGAGAGCTGCCGGAAGTATTCACCCAGTTCCGCAAGCAGGTGGAGAAATCTGCCAAACCTAAAGCCCCCTTTCCCGCTCCCCAGTCTTTATCGGCACTGCCAGATATTGACCCAGGCGAGTTGCCCCAACTGGAGGACTGGGGATTATCGTCTCCTAAGCTAGACCCCAGGGCAATGATGCAGTTTTCTGGGGGAGAAACGGCCGCACTGGCGCGATTGCAAGACTATATCTGGGAGCAGGATTGCCTCAAGCAGTATAAGGAAACCCGCAATGGGATGCTGCAGCCGAATAATTCCACCAAGTTTTCGCCGTGGTTTGCCTTGGGCTGTGTATCGCCGCGCTATATTCACCAGCAGGTGAAAGCCTATGAGCAGGAGCGGGTGAAGAATAACTCTACGTACTGGCTGATTTTTGAGCTGATCTGGCGGGATTATTTTCGGTTTATTTGTGCCAAGCATGGCAAGCGGGTCTTTCGGTTGTCGGGGTTGCAGGGGCTGGCATTGCCCTGGCAGGACAACCGCGAAACCTTTGAGAAATGGCAAACGGGCCAGACGGGGTTTCCGCTGATTGATGCCAATATGCGGGAGTTAGCGGCGACGGGGTTTATGTCGAATCGGGGACGGCAGAATGTGGCCAGCTTTTTAACCAAGAATTTGGGTCTGAATTGGCAGATGGGGGCGGAATGGTTTGAATCTTGCCTGATTGATTACGATGTCTGTAGCAATTGGGGCAATTGGAATTATGCGGCGGGAGTGGGGAATGATGCCCGTGGTTTTCGGTTTTTCAATATTGTTAAACAGGCGAAGGACTGTGACCCGCAAGGGGATTATGTACGCCATTGGTTACCGGAGTTGCAGAATGTACCGGGGGGACAGGTGCAGACGCCTTGGCAGTTAACGGCATTGGAGCAGGAGATGTTTGGCTTGACGGTGGGAAAGGATTATCCAGAGCCGATGGTGGATTTGTGGCAATCGGCGAAGGTGAATGAGCAGATTTATAACCGAGTGGTAAATCGCTAG
- the ftsH3 gene encoding ATP-dependent zinc metalloprotease FtsH3, with amino-acid sequence MNKRWRNAGLYALLAIVVLALGTALLERQPADNPTWRYSKLIEEVENNNVEKIRISADRTMAEVKSGEGTITVNLPPDPDFIDILTKQDVDIAVLPQREEGVWFKALSTFLVPVLLLVGLFFLFRRAQSGPGNQAMNFGKSKARVQMEPQTQVTFNDVAGIEQAKLELTEVVDFLKNADRFTAVGAKIPKGVLLVGPPGTGKTLLAKAVAGEAGVPFFSISGSEFVEMFVGVGASRVRDLFEQAKTNAPCIVFIDEIDAVGRQRGAGLGGGNDEREQTLNQLLTEMDGFEGNTGIIIIAATNRPDVLDAALMRPGRFDRQVVVDRPDYKGRREILNVHARGKTLSKDVDLEKMARRTPGFTGADLSNLLNEAAILAARRNLTEISMDEINDAVDRVLAGPEKKDRVMSEHRKRLVAYHEAGHALVGALMPDYDPVQKISIIPRGRAEGLTWFTPSEDQMLKSRSRMQNEMAVALGGRIAEEIVYGEEEVTVGASSDLQVVARTARDMITRYGMSDRLGPVALGRQQGNPFMGRDIMSERDFSEETAATIDDEVRNLVDQAYRRAKDVLVGNRAILDEITRRLVENETMDSDELQEILNTNDVKMAAIA; translated from the coding sequence GTGAATAAGCGGTGGAGAAATGCAGGATTGTATGCGCTGTTAGCCATTGTTGTCTTGGCATTAGGGACAGCTTTGCTAGAGCGCCAGCCTGCTGATAACCCAACTTGGCGTTACAGCAAGCTGATCGAAGAAGTTGAAAATAACAACGTTGAAAAAATTCGCATCAGCGCCGACCGAACGATGGCTGAAGTGAAATCTGGCGAGGGCACGATTACCGTTAACTTGCCCCCAGATCCAGACTTTATCGATATCTTGACGAAGCAAGATGTTGATATTGCTGTCCTTCCTCAAAGAGAAGAAGGGGTTTGGTTTAAGGCATTGAGTACATTTTTGGTCCCTGTCCTTTTACTCGTGGGACTATTCTTTTTGTTCCGTCGGGCGCAGTCTGGACCGGGTAACCAAGCCATGAACTTTGGTAAGTCCAAGGCTCGTGTGCAGATGGAGCCTCAAACCCAAGTCACTTTTAATGATGTGGCGGGTATTGAGCAGGCCAAATTAGAGCTGACAGAAGTCGTTGACTTTCTAAAGAATGCAGACCGCTTTACCGCAGTCGGTGCCAAGATTCCTAAGGGCGTACTGCTGGTGGGTCCTCCTGGAACCGGTAAAACCCTTTTAGCGAAGGCTGTGGCTGGAGAAGCTGGTGTGCCCTTTTTCTCCATCTCTGGTTCAGAGTTTGTGGAAATGTTTGTGGGTGTGGGTGCATCTCGAGTCAGAGACTTGTTTGAGCAAGCTAAAACCAACGCTCCTTGTATCGTCTTTATCGATGAAATCGATGCCGTTGGCCGTCAGCGGGGTGCTGGTTTAGGTGGCGGTAATGATGAGCGGGAACAGACCCTCAACCAGCTCCTAACAGAAATGGATGGCTTTGAAGGTAACACTGGCATCATTATTATTGCAGCGACTAACCGTCCTGATGTACTGGATGCAGCCCTTATGCGTCCCGGTCGTTTTGACCGCCAAGTGGTGGTGGATCGCCCCGATTACAAAGGACGTCGTGAAATTCTTAATGTCCATGCTCGCGGCAAAACCCTTTCTAAGGATGTTGACTTAGAGAAAATGGCTCGTCGGACCCCTGGATTTACCGGTGCTGACTTGTCTAACCTCTTAAATGAAGCTGCGATTCTAGCGGCTCGTCGAAATCTGACTGAGATTTCTATGGATGAAATCAACGATGCCGTTGACCGTGTCTTGGCTGGTCCTGAGAAGAAAGATCGTGTGATGAGCGAGCACCGTAAGCGTTTAGTTGCCTATCATGAAGCAGGCCATGCTCTTGTGGGTGCGTTGATGCCAGACTACGACCCAGTTCAGAAAATCAGCATCATTCCTCGAGGACGAGCTGAGGGATTGACGTGGTTTACCCCTAGTGAAGATCAAATGCTCAAAAGCCGAAGTCGTATGCAAAACGAAATGGCTGTTGCACTTGGCGGTCGAATTGCTGAGGAAATTGTTTATGGTGAAGAAGAAGTTACTGTAGGAGCTTCTAGCGATCTTCAAGTGGTTGCTCGCACGGCGCGAGACATGATTACGCGATATGGCATGAGCGATCGTTTAGGTCCTGTGGCTTTAGGTCGTCAGCAAGGCAATCCTTTCATGGGACGCGACATCATGAGCGAGCGAGACTTCTCAGAAGAGACAGCCGCCACGATTGATGATGAGGTTCGTAACCTAGTGGATCAAGCCTACCGGCGTGCCAAAGATGTGTTGGTGGGCAACCGTGCAATTCTTGATGAAATTACTCGCCGTCTAGTTGAGAATGAAACGATGGATTCGGATGAGCTTCAAGAAATTCTAAATACCAATGATGTGAAGATGGCTGCGATCGCATAA
- a CDS encoding TIGR04282 family arsenosugar biosynthesis glycosyltransferase, with protein sequence MNDQDRSSNTPFCLLLFVKNPIPGTVKSRLGRSIGFEAAAALYGCFARDLLFTTQQLGIDHLIFYAPAAAETAVQDWLGPQYTYLPQQGDDLGDRMAHAFTTCFEKGYGGALITGSDSPDLPLAYLQHGLKALEQQQVVIGPSDDGGYYTLGFTPETFTPGVFADMPWSTETVFEQTLQRLQSCSVHQLPTWYDVDTLDDLRHFHQRLSQAGAQTESMTFLQQHLDLLGHDAP encoded by the coding sequence ATGAACGACCAGGATAGGTCCTCCAATACGCCCTTTTGCCTCCTGCTCTTTGTCAAAAACCCTATCCCTGGCACGGTTAAATCTCGATTAGGACGAAGTATTGGGTTTGAAGCAGCTGCGGCGCTCTACGGCTGCTTTGCTAGAGATTTACTCTTCACCACCCAACAATTGGGGATAGACCACCTAATTTTCTATGCTCCGGCGGCAGCAGAAACTGCGGTGCAGGATTGGTTAGGTCCTCAATATACCTACCTGCCCCAGCAAGGAGATGATTTGGGTGATCGCATGGCCCATGCCTTTACCACCTGTTTTGAGAAGGGATATGGCGGTGCTTTAATTACAGGTAGCGATAGTCCTGATTTGCCCCTGGCCTATTTGCAACATGGACTGAAGGCTCTAGAGCAGCAGCAAGTCGTGATTGGTCCAAGTGATGATGGTGGGTACTATACCCTCGGATTTACACCTGAGACCTTTACACCTGGGGTTTTTGCCGATATGCCCTGGAGTACAGAGACGGTGTTCGAGCAAACTCTGCAGCGCCTCCAATCCTGTTCTGTGCACCAACTACCGACTTGGTATGATGTCGATACATTAGACGATTTACGTCACTTCCACCAACGACTATCCCAGGCGGGTGCCCAAACCGAAAGTATGACTTTTCTGCAGCAACATCTTGACCTCTTGGGCCACGATGCACCCTGA
- a CDS encoding DUF3747 domain-containing protein: protein MKLSLRPIVQLLAFAASATFAVGATMPAARAATFSEREIDQSKFVLVAAPIGNGNIHQLLILEQISSEKECWSESGSNPVVVDPLLLNFDFTGLCGRSVDQNGYSIRVDGEDLGGRYLVQIQKTDTDMVLMGIPDSKAGGDQVIELGRTNGKTPGFAKIILNPEWRLTKRSFKKKTLGHVYLSKGISAVPFPDVENDIYLKDISQAVALKFIAGFEDNTFRPLESLTREQLVSMILESLKNIPGVNFTVPSQASGNPYPDVAASRWSAAKIAFAQQNDIVKGYPDGTFQPTRKVTRAEMMAVLKKAALYAKSLGGLETQLAEKQPALNFTDTSGHWASTVITEMSSYCGVASPLNEKGLAFTPNQSAQRNYAAAATLRTLNCVKADASTGASPAPAGATSDPAVAPTVPLPSVPQPSVPTTPAAPDAPTTPPSESNIAPTVPMPSVPKP from the coding sequence ATGAAATTATCCTTACGCCCCATTGTTCAACTCCTCGCTTTTGCGGCCTCTGCCACGTTTGCAGTAGGGGCCACTATGCCAGCAGCCCGAGCCGCGACCTTTAGTGAAAGAGAAATCGATCAGTCTAAGTTTGTGTTGGTAGCAGCCCCGATCGGCAATGGCAATATTCACCAACTCTTGATCCTGGAACAAATTTCCTCGGAAAAAGAATGCTGGAGTGAAAGTGGCAGTAATCCGGTTGTCGTCGACCCTCTCTTACTGAACTTTGACTTCACTGGTTTGTGTGGCCGCAGTGTGGATCAAAATGGCTACTCAATTCGCGTGGACGGCGAAGATTTGGGCGGACGTTATCTCGTCCAAATTCAGAAAACGGATACAGATATGGTTTTGATGGGTATTCCTGACTCCAAGGCAGGGGGGGATCAGGTTATTGAATTGGGTCGCACTAATGGTAAAACGCCTGGATTTGCCAAAATTATTTTGAATCCTGAATGGCGACTGACGAAACGAAGCTTTAAGAAGAAAACGTTAGGTCATGTTTATCTCTCTAAAGGGATTAGCGCAGTACCGTTTCCAGATGTCGAAAATGACATTTATCTCAAAGATATTAGTCAAGCCGTTGCTCTTAAGTTTATTGCTGGGTTTGAAGATAATACCTTCCGTCCGTTGGAGTCTTTGACCCGTGAGCAATTGGTCTCCATGATTCTAGAGTCTCTGAAGAATATCCCTGGTGTTAACTTTACGGTTCCCAGCCAAGCCAGCGGTAATCCCTACCCAGATGTGGCGGCCAGTCGTTGGAGTGCAGCTAAGATTGCCTTTGCCCAGCAAAACGATATCGTTAAAGGCTATCCAGATGGGACCTTTCAGCCCACTCGTAAAGTCACTCGAGCAGAAATGATGGCAGTGCTCAAGAAAGCGGCCCTGTATGCCAAATCTTTGGGAGGACTAGAGACTCAACTGGCTGAGAAGCAACCGGCTCTCAATTTCACCGATACCAGTGGTCACTGGGCATCTACTGTGATTACCGAAATGTCCAGCTATTGTGGTGTGGCCTCTCCCTTGAATGAAAAGGGTTTGGCCTTTACGCCCAACCAATCGGCTCAGCGTAATTATGCGGCAGCAGCCACCTTGCGTACCCTCAACTGTGTGAAAGCAGATGCATCAACCGGTGCATCGCCTGCTCCGGCTGGAGCAACATCGGATCCTGCTGTTGCACCAACCGTGCCGTTACCGTCTGTTCCCCAGCCATCAGTACCGACCACCCCTGCCGCGCCGGATGCGCCAACAACGCCTCCTTCGGAGTCTAATATTGCTCCAACGGTACCGATGCCATCTGTTCCTAAGCCCTAG
- a CDS encoding TIGR04283 family arsenosugar biosynthesis glycosyltransferase translates to MTSWATMHPELSIVIPVLYEGANILRLVDHLQAIAGDMVYEVLVVDGDPEGSTLKYLPPDIQGITAPVGRGSQMNAGAKLAQAPTLLFLHADTRLPSTALLQIKLTMEQAAAGAFDLGIDSPRAGLKWVSRVASVRSRLTRIPYGDQAIFVDRATFDQVGGFPNIPIMEDVALMRQLKQKQIPIQFVCDRVLVSPRRWEQEGILRCTLRNWALLGLYTLGVSPHRLWRWYRPPSLPKSGLKN, encoded by the coding sequence TTGACCTCTTGGGCCACGATGCACCCTGAACTTTCCATTGTTATTCCTGTGCTGTATGAAGGGGCGAATATTTTGCGCTTGGTTGACCATCTCCAGGCCATTGCCGGGGATATGGTTTATGAAGTCCTTGTGGTGGACGGTGATCCAGAGGGTTCAACGCTGAAATATCTGCCCCCTGACATCCAAGGAATCACTGCTCCGGTGGGACGCGGATCTCAGATGAATGCCGGGGCTAAACTGGCCCAAGCGCCCACCCTGTTGTTTTTACATGCGGATACCAGACTGCCGTCAACGGCACTACTGCAAATCAAGTTGACGATGGAGCAAGCTGCTGCCGGGGCCTTTGATCTGGGCATTGATAGTCCTAGAGCGGGCCTGAAGTGGGTTAGCCGCGTCGCCTCGGTGCGATCGCGTTTAACGCGCATTCCCTATGGCGACCAAGCCATATTTGTCGATCGGGCCACGTTTGATCAGGTGGGCGGCTTTCCCAATATCCCGATCATGGAAGACGTGGCGCTCATGCGGCAGCTTAAACAGAAGCAAATTCCGATTCAGTTTGTCTGCGATCGCGTTTTAGTCTCGCCTCGGCGTTGGGAACAGGAAGGCATTCTCCGCTGTACCTTGCGGAATTGGGCGTTGTTGGGGCTGTATACCTTGGGGGTGAGTCCTCATCGTTTGTGGCGTTGGTATAGGCCACCTTCACTACCAAAATCAGGGCTTAAAAATTAG
- a CDS encoding type II toxin-antitoxin system VapC family toxin — MTQDLLVLDTHIWIWLLNGNVERLSTEGLSAIEQASQSAQLGVCAISVWEVGMLESKGRLRLSKGCLDWVREALAAPGLRLLPLTPEIAIESSRLPGRIHGDPADRILAATARILNGTLVTQDLKLLEYGEQSYLSVLQG; from the coding sequence GTGACCCAAGACTTACTGGTATTGGATACTCATATTTGGATTTGGTTACTCAATGGGAATGTGGAACGTTTATCCACTGAGGGGCTATCTGCCATTGAGCAAGCTAGTCAATCGGCGCAGTTAGGGGTATGTGCTATCTCAGTTTGGGAAGTTGGCATGTTGGAGTCGAAGGGACGGTTGCGATTATCGAAAGGGTGTCTGGACTGGGTGCGGGAGGCTTTGGCTGCCCCTGGACTTAGATTATTGCCTTTAACACCAGAAATCGCGATTGAAAGCTCCCGATTACCAGGACGAATTCATGGTGATCCAGCGGATCGGATCTTGGCAGCTACAGCTCGTATCTTGAATGGGACGCTGGTTACCCAGGATCTAAAGTTGTTGGAGTATGGTGAGCAGTCATATTTGTCTGTGCTTCAGGGGTAG
- a CDS encoding tocopherol cyclase family protein, giving the protein MVLQNWVMDTLPSTLITPHSGYHWDGSQRRFFEGWYYRVTLPELDQTFAFMYSIEDPIGGQPHSGGAAQILGPEDTYFCRTFADVRQFWSWGAPAGMGPLGLGHWSCGIPGLQPQWLAPDEFDRQIIQGYQGTHTWHQGHLQDPGTGQTAHWAYRIQPIYAWGEAGKTQRATAGLLSFLPIFEPGWQVMMAHGWATGWVDWQGQRFVFENAPAYAEKNWGGAFPQKWFWINCNCFENQPNLALTAAAGRRGVLWWMESVGLIGIHHQGQFYEFAPWNSEISWSVTPWGEWTMTARNSEYAVEIWASCDRNGTPLRAPTQNGLIFICKDTMHGCVTLTLKRYHQQGTTLLLKAHSHLCGLEVGGGPWQTAWIAEEAMSQPLDAAPWGLAAT; this is encoded by the coding sequence ATGGTTCTGCAGAACTGGGTTATGGATACGCTGCCCTCCACCCTGATTACGCCTCACAGTGGTTATCACTGGGATGGTAGTCAGCGGCGATTTTTTGAAGGCTGGTATTACCGGGTCACCTTGCCAGAGCTGGATCAGACCTTCGCTTTTATGTATTCCATTGAAGATCCCATCGGGGGGCAACCCCATAGCGGTGGGGCTGCCCAGATTTTAGGTCCTGAAGATACTTATTTTTGCCGAACCTTTGCAGATGTTCGTCAGTTTTGGTCTTGGGGGGCTCCTGCAGGCATGGGGCCATTAGGCCTGGGCCATTGGAGTTGTGGAATTCCAGGCTTACAACCCCAGTGGCTAGCGCCTGATGAGTTTGATCGGCAAATCATCCAGGGATATCAGGGAACCCATACTTGGCATCAAGGCCATCTGCAAGATCCGGGAACGGGGCAAACCGCTCATTGGGCTTATCGAATTCAACCGATTTATGCTTGGGGAGAGGCGGGGAAGACGCAACGAGCCACCGCAGGACTGCTATCGTTTTTGCCCATTTTTGAACCTGGATGGCAGGTGATGATGGCCCATGGATGGGCGACGGGGTGGGTGGACTGGCAAGGCCAGCGATTTGTTTTTGAAAATGCCCCTGCCTATGCTGAGAAAAATTGGGGAGGAGCCTTTCCCCAGAAATGGTTTTGGATTAATTGCAATTGTTTTGAAAATCAGCCGAATTTAGCGTTAACGGCGGCAGCTGGACGTCGAGGGGTATTGTGGTGGATGGAATCTGTGGGTTTGATTGGCATTCATCATCAGGGGCAGTTTTATGAGTTTGCCCCCTGGAATTCTGAGATCTCTTGGTCGGTAACGCCTTGGGGGGAGTGGACGATGACGGCCAGGAATTCGGAATATGCGGTGGAAATTTGGGCGAGTTGCGATCGCAACGGCACTCCCCTCCGTGCCCCCACTCAGAACGGCCTGATTTTTATCTGTAAGGACACCATGCATGGCTGTGTCACCCTCACTTTAAAACGCTATCATCAGCAAGGAACCACCCTGCTCCTTAAAGCTCATAGTCACCTCTGTGGTCTAGAAGTGGGCGGTGGTCCTTGGCAGACAGCATGGATTGCAGAAGAAGCAATGTCTCAACCCTTGGACGCTGCGCCTTGGGGACTAGCGGCGACCTAG